In Deltaproteobacteria bacterium, one genomic interval encodes:
- a CDS encoding 4-hydroxyphenylacetate 3-hydroxylase family protein gives MKTPEQYIASLRKLNLEVYLLGERVKDPVDHPMIRPSLNSVVMTFQLVQEGEYKNLMTTSSHLSGKTVNRFTAIHQSAQDLVNKVKMQRLLGQKTASCFQRCVGMDGMNALYSTTFETDKKYKTTYHSRFKDFLQRIQEEDLVVDGAMTDVKGDRSLRPVQQADPDLYLRVVERKKDGIVVRGAKAHQTGMVNSHEVIVMPTMALREEEKDYAVSFAVSTDTPGLFFIYGRQSCDTRKLEGSSIDVGNHQYGGHEVLAIFDNVFVPWERVFLCGETDFVGALVERFAGYHRQSYGGCKVGVGDVLIGAASLAADFNGTAKASHIADKIIEMVHLNETLYSCGLACSSEGHPTAAGNYEIDMLLANVCKQNVTRFPYEIARLAEDIAGGLMVTMPSEKDLRHERTGPYIQKYLQGVAAVPTEHRMRILRLIENITLGTAAVGYRTESMHGAGPPQAQRIMIRRQADLEFKKNLARNIAGIP, from the coding sequence ATGAAAACCCCTGAACAGTACATCGCCAGCTTGAGAAAATTGAATTTGGAGGTCTATCTTTTAGGGGAAAGGGTAAAGGATCCCGTTGACCACCCCATGATTCGCCCTTCCCTGAATTCTGTGGTCATGACCTTTCAGCTGGTTCAAGAAGGAGAATATAAGAATCTAATGACGACCTCTTCTCATTTGAGCGGCAAAACTGTCAACCGCTTTACCGCCATTCACCAGAGCGCTCAAGATTTGGTCAACAAAGTAAAAATGCAACGCCTGTTGGGACAGAAGACAGCCTCCTGTTTCCAGCGCTGTGTGGGTATGGACGGCATGAATGCGCTCTATAGCACCACCTTTGAAACGGATAAGAAATATAAGACAACCTACCATTCTCGTTTTAAAGATTTCCTGCAACGTATCCAGGAAGAAGATTTAGTCGTGGATGGGGCCATGACGGATGTGAAAGGAGATCGAAGCCTGCGTCCCGTCCAGCAGGCGGATCCCGATCTCTACCTGCGCGTGGTAGAGAGGAAGAAAGATGGGATCGTGGTCCGCGGAGCCAAAGCTCACCAGACCGGTATGGTAAATTCGCACGAGGTCATCGTGATGCCTACCATGGCTCTGCGGGAAGAAGAAAAAGATTATGCCGTTTCCTTTGCGGTTTCCACGGACACGCCGGGTCTATTTTTTATCTACGGCCGGCAATCTTGCGACACCCGCAAGCTTGAAGGAAGTTCCATTGATGTAGGCAACCATCAATACGGCGGGCACGAAGTCCTGGCCATTTTCGATAACGTCTTCGTACCCTGGGAAAGGGTGTTTCTCTGCGGGGAAACGGATTTCGTCGGCGCCCTCGTGGAGCGGTTTGCCGGCTATCATCGCCAGAGTTACGGAGGATGCAAAGTTGGCGTCGGCGATGTCTTGATCGGGGCCGCTTCTCTGGCTGCCGATTTTAACGGCACGGCCAAGGCCTCGCACATCGCCGACAAAATCATCGAAATGGTTCACCTGAATGAGACCCTTTATTCCTGTGGCCTGGCTTGCTCTTCCGAAGGTCACCCTACTGCCGCGGGCAATTACGAAATTGACATGCTCTTGGCGAACGTCTGTAAACAAAACGTCACCCGTTTTCCCTATGAGATTGCCAGGCTGGCTGAAGATATTGCGGGAGGATTGATGGTGACCATGCCTTCGGAAAAAGACTTACGCCATGAACGAACGGGCCCCTATATCCAAAAATACCTCCAAGGAGTGGCCGCGGTCCCGACCGAACACCGCATGCGCATTCTGCGCCTGATCGAGAACATCACCTTGGGCACGGCGGCAGTAGGCTATCGGACCGAGTCGATGCATGGGGCAGGTCCGCCGCAAGCCCAACGCATCATGATCCGCCGTCAGGCCGACCTGG